The following coding sequences are from one Nicotiana tomentosiformis chromosome 3, ASM39032v3, whole genome shotgun sequence window:
- the LOC138907733 gene encoding uncharacterized protein, with the protein MVKTLIWNIRSVKTQQAFQRVITMQKEHGFFIVALMEPFQTQGLIQTYRRRLGMEFAISNVNGKIWLFLDASVEWELLIDTDQQLIIKVYHQELKLWDNLYYLDTDMELPWVVGEDFSVILAEEEKIGGLPVYPPEIEDFAFCVNSCGLFDTSYKGSAIFPNIEVEHLIRTGSDHAPLLMHCREDAMQFKLKRVKIALSRWSNLTFGDISKQLAIREDIVKIKEILFEEDPIMENRIMLQQAELKRYLSIEEQY; encoded by the exons atGGTTAAGACACTAATATGGAATATAAGATCTGTTAAGACTCAGCAGGCCTTCCAAAGAGTTATCACCATGCAAAAGGAACATGGGTTTTTCATTGTGGCACTTATGGAGCCTTTTCAAACGCAAGGGTTAATTCAGACCTACAGGAGAAGACTGGGTATGGAATTTGCAATATCAAATGTCAATGGGAAGATATGGTTATTTCTAGATGCTTCGGTAGAGTGGGAGTTGTTGATTGATACTGATCAACAACTAATAATCAAAGTATACCATCAAGAATTGA AATTGTGGGATAATCTATACTACCTTGATACTGATATGGAGTTACCTTGGGTGGTCGGAGAGGATTTTAGTGTGATTCTTGCTGAAGAAGAGAAGATAGGAGGACTTCCAGTTTATCCCCCAGAGATTGAGGATTTTGCATTCTGTGTTAATTCCTGTGGTTTATTTGATACTAGTTACAAAGGAAGT GCTATCTTCCCAAACATTGAGGTGGAGCATCTTATAAGGACTGGATCTGACCATGCACCATTACTAATGCATTGTAGGGAGGATGCTATGCAGTTT AAGTTGAAGAGAGTGAAAATTGCACTATCACGTTGGAGTAATCTTACATTTGGTGACATCTCCAAGCAATTAGCTATTAGGGAAGATATTGTCAAGATTAAGGAGATACTTTTTGAAGAGGATCCAATAATGGAGAACAGGATTATGCTACAACAGGCAGAATTGAAGAGGTATCTTAGCATTGAAGAGCAGTATTGA